A single genomic interval of Hemibagrus wyckioides isolate EC202008001 linkage group LG13, SWU_Hwy_1.0, whole genome shotgun sequence harbors:
- the LOC131363628 gene encoding ectonucleotide pyrophosphatase/phosphodiesterase family member 7-like, producing MLLIITLWLFAVSPALSVPVKEPCTTGRNKLLLISFDGFRWDYDRDVDTPNLDRMAQDGVKATYVTPPYITITSPSHFTLLTGRYIENHGVIHNMWFNTTTQEKKQYHQAQFVDEYWDNGSLPIWITAQRQGLKTGSLHFPATAATYQNERVQVREVESQSYDYTNETDWRVNVDKVMGDWFKTQHLDFVSLYFGEPDHTGHKYGPDTPERRDAVRKVDRTVGYIRDTAQKHGLADHLNIIITADHGMTTVLKGNGIKQIILSQIPGFSFRDIKFQLLDYGPSGMLLPKEGMLEKVYNALKGAHPNLHVYKKEDMPARLHYSNHPRILPLILYADPGYVINGILPVQTSKGEHGFDNQALDMKAFFRAVGPDFHKNLVVGPFETVNVYPLMCHLLGIKPEVNDGSLDNTRHLLVSGGQQCESKEPDQMSVVIGLAAVAGFLVVVFIIVSSYNVFKRNRTNTRCDSEAKHVDGVDFIKTSL from the exons ATGTTGTTGATAATAACTCTTTGGCTGTTTGCAGTTTCTCCAGCTCTTTCTGTTCCAGTCAAAGAACCCTGTACAACAGGAAGAAACAAGTTGCTGCTCATCTCCTTTGACGGATTCAGGTGGGATTATGACCGGGATGTGGACACACCAAATCTTGACAGGATGGCTCAAGACGGCGTAAAAGCTACTTATGTCACCCCACCATATATAACAATCACTAGCCCGAGTCACTTCACTCTGCTTACAG GCCGTTACATTGAGAATCATGGCGTGATTCACAATATGTGGTTCAACACCACTACTCAAGAGAAGAAGCAATACCATCAGGCACAGTTTGTTGATGAATACTGGGACAACGGGAGTCTACCGATATGGATCACAGCTCAACGACAG GGTCTGAAAACAGGCTCCTTGCATTTTCCAGCTACGGCTGCCACATATCAAAACGAGAGGGTGCAAGTGAGAGAGGTTGAATCTCAATCTTATGACTACACCAATGAGACAGATTGGAGAGTAAATGTGGATAAAGTGATGGGTGATTGGTTTAAAACACAGCATTTGGACTTTGTCTCACTATATTTTGGTGAACCAGACCATACAGGCCATAAATATGGGCCTGACACCCCAGAACGGCGTGATGCAGTCAGGAAAGTGGACCGCACTGTCGGCTATATACGTGACACCGCACAAAAGCATGGTCTTGCTGaccacctgaacatcatcatcactgcagATCATGGTATGACTACTGTACTGAAAGGGAATGGAATAAAGCAGATCATTCTCTCCCAAATCCCTGGTTTCTCATTTCGGGATATTAAGTTTCAGTTGTTGGACTATGGCCCTAGTGGAATGCTACTGCCTAAGGAGGGCATGCTGGAGAAAGTTTATAATGCCCTCAAAGGTGCCCATCCTAATCTCCACGTCTATAAGAAAGAAGATATGCCTGCTCGGCTGCATTATTCAAATCATCCACGTATTTTACCCCTCATTCTCTATGCTGACCCAGGATATGTAATCAATGGG ATTCTCCCAGTTCAGACCAGTAAAGGAGAACATGGATTTGATAATCAAGCCTTAGACATGAAGGCTTTCTTCAGAGCAGTGGGGCCTGACTTCCACAAGAACCTGGTAGTTGGACCTTTTGAAACAGTCAATGTTTATCCCTTAATGTGTCATCTACTGGGAATTAAGCCTGAGGTCAATGATGGCTCTCTTGATAACACCAGACATCTTCTAGTCTCTGGTGGGCAACAGTGTGAGAGCAAAG AACCAGACCAGATGAGCGTGGTCATTGGCCTAGCTGCAGTGGCTGGGTTTCTGGTAGTTGTCTTCATCATTGTTTCATCTTACAATGTCTTCAAGCGAAATAGAACAAATACAAG GTGTGATTCCGAGGCCAAACATGTAGACGGTGTTGACTTTATTAAGACATCATTGTGA
- the nog3 gene encoding noggin-3: protein MDNMDNVPHFLAICVLFFSLGFRIEGGSCQHLTSMHYLRPIPSDSLPVKVIKEDPDPLLDPKERDLNETELRSMLGTHFDARFMSVVSPDEKREDPAVDTEVTKQQFQQRTMPKEIRALDFDTAHDVKKYKKLRRRLQLWLWSYAFCPVVYAWQDLGSRFWPRYIKVGSCLTKRSCSVPEGMTCKPSKSVHFTLLRWHCITRRPSKCTWIPVQYPVISECKCSCPN, encoded by the coding sequence ATGGATAACATGGATAACGTGCCTCACTTTCTGGCCATTTGCGTGCTATTTTTCTCTCTCGGCTTCCGGATAGAAGGCGGCTCTTGTCAGCACCTCACATCAATGCACTACCTCCGTCCTATCCCTAGCGACAGCCTGCCTGTCAAGGTGATCAAGGAAGACCCCGATCCCTTGCTCGACCCTAAAGAGCGCGACCTGAATGAGACGGAGCTGCGCAGCATGCTGGGCACGCACTTTGACGCGCGCTTCATGTCCGTCGTGTCACCCGATGAGAAACGCGAAGACCCGGCCGTGGACACTGAAGTGACCAAGCAGCAATTTCAGCAGCGTACGATGCCCAAAGAGATCCGCGCTTTGGACTTCGACACGGCGCACGACGTCAAGAAATACAAGAAGCTGCGTAGACGCCTCCAGTTGTGGCTGTGGTCGTACGCCTTTTGCCCGGTGGTGTACGCGTGGCAGGACTTGGGCAGCCGCTTCTGGCCGCGCTATATCAAAGTGGGCAGCTGCTTGACAAAGCGCTCGTGTTCAGTGCCCGAGGGCATGACGTGTAAACCTTCCAAGTCTGTGCACTTCACGCTGCTGCGCTGGCACTGCATTACCCGGCGCCCATCCAAGTGCACATGGATCCCCGTGCAGTACCCAGTCATATCCGAGTGCAAGTGCTCCTGTCCGAACTGA